The following coding sequences lie in one Pontibacter sp. G13 genomic window:
- a CDS encoding SDR family oxidoreductase, with the protein MKEVALITGASSGIGKEMARIHAAQGKDLIIVARSIDKLNQLKQELETASNVQVMVIQKDLSLPTAPQEVYDEVKAAGVEVEYLINNAGFGGQGLFHEREWEQDLAMINLNVVALTALSRFFLPDMVARNSGRILNVSSTASLLPGPLQAVYYATKAYVTSFSNALHEELHDTNVTVTALLPGATETEFAKVSGMDKTDLFQNTFSANEVAKDGYEAMMAGKLEIIAGVTALQRIMMSTLALTPKSMVLSQVRKMQEVK; encoded by the coding sequence ATGAAAGAAGTAGCACTCATCACAGGCGCATCCAGCGGTATCGGCAAAGAAATGGCTCGCATTCACGCTGCACAAGGAAAGGATCTGATCATTGTGGCCCGGAGCATCGACAAGCTCAACCAATTGAAGCAAGAATTGGAAACCGCCAGCAATGTGCAGGTCATGGTCATCCAAAAGGATCTATCCCTGCCGACCGCTCCTCAGGAAGTCTATGATGAAGTGAAGGCTGCAGGTGTGGAAGTCGAATACCTGATCAACAATGCTGGATTTGGCGGACAAGGATTGTTCCATGAGCGGGAGTGGGAGCAGGATCTTGCCATGATCAATTTGAATGTGGTCGCGCTCACCGCCCTGAGTCGCTTCTTCCTGCCAGATATGGTGGCCCGCAATAGTGGTCGGATTTTGAATGTGTCGTCCACAGCCAGTTTGCTGCCCGGACCGCTCCAAGCCGTCTATTATGCCACCAAGGCCTACGTCACCTCTTTCAGCAATGCGTTGCATGAAGAATTGCACGATACCAACGTGACAGTGACCGCTTTGCTGCCCGGTGCTACTGAAACAGAGTTTGCGAAAGTCTCAGGCATGGATAAGACGGATCTTTTCCAGAATACTTTCTCTGCGAATGAAGTGGCCAAGGATGGGTATGAAGCCATGATGGCCGGAAAATTAGAAATCATCGCAGGCGTGACAGCCCTGCAACGAATCATGATGTCTACCCTTGCGCTTACTCCCAAAAGCATGGTTTTGAGCCAAGTTCGCAAGATGCAGGAGGTGAAATAA